The Phormidium yuhuli AB48 DNA window GTTGATGGACTCTGGCAATCTTCTTCTGGAGCTTCAGCCAGTTATGACTTCCCTTCTGCTTTTTCTTCAATCGGCGTTGCAGCCATCTCAGCTTGCGGTGCAGATTATTGAAGAAGCGAGGTCGCTTAACCTCTTCTCCATCAGACGTTGAGAGAAAATACTCCAGACCGACATCAATCCCGACCGGATGCCCATGAGGGGCTACAGCCGGAATCTCGACATCAGCCTGAAGGCTAAGCATGACAAAGTACCCGGATGCTTTGCGCACAATTCGAGCTTGTTTGACCTGGAACACCTTTGGTATTTCCCGTGACCAGCGCACCCGAACCCAGCCCAGTTGCGGCAGCTTTATACCCTCATCAGACACACAGTTTTTGAGCATCTGGGGGAAGACAAAGCTTCGCATCCGCTTGGGCTTTTTGAACCGTGGAAGGCCTGAGCGCTTTAACCGCCACGACTCCCAGGATGTTTCCAATTTTCGGAGAACCTGCTGAAGAACCTGAGCGTTGACCGTCTTGAGCCGAGGAAATTCCATCTTGGCAGCGGTCAAACGCTTAGCCTGAACGTGGTAGTTAGGAAATGGTGTATCGGCTGGCAAGATGAACTCCTGCCGGAGCGAACAAGCATTCACCCGAGACTTGAGAGAATCTAGCCAGTCTTTACGTTCGCGCAGCGCAAAATTCCAGACATTGCGGCATACATCCAGAATGTATTCAATCTCTGAAACCTTCTCCGCAGTTGGCTCTAGCTTAAATTCCCACGTCATGTTTAGCATCTCTAAATTGTAGCAGATATTTTGTAAGTTGCTTTCCTCGATCGCGCTTCGCTACACCACCAGCCAAGCTTTTAGCTAGGGCTTTGTACTGCGAAGAATCTGGATAGATTGCTCACATCCCGATACCCCGTCAATCCTGGGAGCCGCCTCAAGGCGATCGCATCGAGAAACGCGCCGCAATCAGCAATCCCCGCCTCCATCCCGACCCAAGGGCAATAGTCCTGATAAAATAAAGGACTAACCCATCAACGCCCATCTCGACCTGGTATGACTAGCGCCTTCCTCGAACGCCTCCATAGTCCTAACCGTCCCGTCCTCGTCTTCGACGGTGCTATGGGAACCAACCTACAAGTGCAAAACCTGACCGCCGAGGACTTCGGTGGGCCAGAGTACGAAGGCTGCAACGAATACCTAGTCAAAACCAAACCTGAAGCCGTCGCTACCGTCCATCGCGGCTTCCTCGACGCGGGGGCCGATGTCATTGAAACCGATACCTTCGGCGGAACCCCTCTCGTTCTGGCTGAATATGACCTGGCGGACCAAGCCTACGACCTCAACAAAACCGCCGCCGAACTGGCGAAACGGATCACCGCCGAGTACTCCACCCCCGAAAAACCCCGCTTCGTCGCCGGTTCCATGGGCCCAGGAACCAAACTCCCCACCCTCGGACATATCGACTTCGACAGTCTCCATCAAGCCTATATCACCCAAGTTCAAGGACTCTACGATGGTGGCGTGGACCTGTTCCTGATTGAAACCTGTCAGGATGTTCTGCAAATTAAAGCTGCACTCAACGCCGTAGAAACCGTCTTTGAACAACGGGGCCAACGTCGTCCGATTATGGTGTCCGTGACCATGGAACAGTTCGGAACCATGCTGGTGGGGTCGGAGATTAGCGCCGCCTTGTCGATTCTGGAACCCTACAATATCGATATTTTGGGACTCAACTGCGCCACGGGTCCCGACTTAATGAAAGACCATATTCGCTATCTGTCGGACCATTCCCCCTTCATTGTTTCCTGTATCCCCAACGCCGGCCTCCCTGAAAATGTCGGCGGCCAAGCGCATTACAAACTGACTCCCCTGGAACTGCGGATGGCCTTGATGCACTTCATTGAGGACTTGGGGGTGCAGGTGATTGGTGGCTGCTGCGGAACTCGTCCTGAACATATTGCGGCCCTAGCGGAGATTAGCCAAGGCCTGACCCCGAAGGTGCGTCACCCCTACTATGAACCCGCCGCCGCGTCGATTTATAGCACGCAAACCTATGAACAGGATAATTCCTTCCTGATTATTGGGGAACGGCTCAACGCCAGTGGGTCCAAGAAAATGCGGACTCTGCTGAATAATGAGGATTGGGATGGCTTGGTGGCCCTGGCGCGATCGCAGGAACGGGAAGGCGCACAAATCCTTGATGTCAATGTGGACTACGTGGGACGAGATGGGGTGCGGGATATGCACGAACTCGTATCACGTTTGGTCAATAATGTCAAGCTTCCCTTAATGTTGGATTCCACGGAATGGCAGAAAATGGAAGCCGGGTTAAAGGTAGCTGGCGGGAAATGTCTGCTGAACTCCACCAACTACGAAGATGGGGAGGAACGCTTCTATAAAGTCCTGGAAATCGCCAAGCAGTACGGCGCGGGGGTGGTGATTGGAACCATCGATGAAGAGGGGATGGCCCGGACCGCTGACAAGAAGTTTGAAATCGCCAAACGCGCCTACCACGCCGCCGTTGAGTTTGGGATTCCGGGACGAGAACTGTTTTTTGACCCCCTGGCCCTTCCCGTCTCCACAGGGATTGAGGAGGACCGGGAAAATGGCAAAGCTACCATTGAGTCGATCCGCCGTATTCGTCAAGAACTCCCCGATTGTCATATTACCCTGGGGGTCTCGAACATCTCCTTTGGCTTGAACGCCGCCGCGCGACAGGTTCTCAATTCTGTGTTTCTCCATGATGCTATGGAGGCGGGACTAGATTCAGCCATTGTCAGCGCCAGTAAGATTTTACCCCTAGCGAAGATTGACCCCGAGCATCAGGAAGTTTGCCGCAGACTGATTTATGATCAACGGGAGTTTGATGGGGATGTCTGTACCTATGACCCCCTGGGGGTGTTAACGACCCTCTTTCAAGGGAAATCGGCTAAGAAAACTGAGGCGATTGATAAGAATCTCCCCATTGAGGAACAGCTTAAACAGCATATTATTGATGGGGAACGGATTGGCTTAGAGGAGTCCTTGGAAAAAGCGCGTCAAGATTATGAGCCGCTGCATATTATTAATGTCTTTCTCCTCGATGGGATGAAGGTAGTTGGGGAGTTGTTTGGCTCGGGACAAATGCAACTTCCTTTTGTGTTGCAGTCGGCGCAAACCATGAAGGCGGCGGTGGCCTATTTGGAGCCTTATATGGATAAGGAGGAGTCCGATGGTCGGGGTAAGGGAACCTTCTTGATTGCGACGGTGAAAGGGGATGTCCATGATATTGGTAAGAATTTGGTGGATATTATCCTGTCTAATAATGGCTACAAGGTCATCAATTTGGGCATTAAACAGCCGGTAGAAAATATCATCAATGCCTATCGAGAACATGGGGCGGATTGTATTGCCATGAGTGGCTTGTTGGTGAAATCGACGGCGTTCATGAAGGATAATTTGGAGCGGTTTAATGAGGAAAATATTACCGTTCCGGTGATTTTAGGGGGGGCGGCCCTGACCCCGAAGTTTGTGTATCAGGATTGCCAAAATACCTATAAGGGCAAGGTCGTTTATGGCAAAGATGCTTTTGCTGACTTGCATTTTATGGACAAGTTAATGCCCGCCAAAGCTGAGGGGAATTGGGATGATTTGCAGGGCTTTTTGAATGAAGTTGGGTTAGAGGAGGAGGTCGCCGCCGAAAAGGGTGCGGGGTCAGACTCTCCTCCCGCCGCCGATGCAACTGAGACGTCGCAAGAACCCCAGGTGGTGGAAATCGATACGCGCCGTTCTGAGGCGGTGGATGTGGATATCGATCGCCCCCAACCGCCGTTCTGGGGAACCAAGATTCTGACTCCCGAGGAGATTCCTCTGGAGGAGTTATTCTGGTATTTGGATTTACAGGCCCTGATTGCTGGACAATGGCAATTCCGCAAACCTCGGGAACAGTCTCGGGAGGAGTATAATGCCTTTTTAGAGAAAGAGGTGTATCCGATTCTGGAGCATTGGAAACGGCGGATTGTTGAGGAGAATCTTCTGCATCCGACGATTATTTATGGCTATTTCCCCTGTCAGGCTGAGGGAAATTCCCTTCATGTTTATTATCCCGAAGAAGCGGAAGCAGGCCAGTTAGGGGAACCAGCGGCGACGTTTAGCTTCCCCCGTCAGCGATCGCTACGGCGGTTATGTCTGTCGGACTTCTTTGCACCGAAGGAGACGGGAGTGATTGATGTGTTTCCCATGCAGGCGGTGACGGTGGGGGAAATCGCCACGGAATTTGCCCAGAAACTGTTTGCGGCCAATGAGTACACGGATTATCTCTATTATCACGGGATGGCGGTTCAGGTGGCTGAGGCGATGGCTGAGTGGATTCACGCTCGGATTCGCCGGGAGTTGGGGTATGGCCATCTCGAACCGGATAATGTGCGAGATGTGTTAGCGCAACGCCATCAGGGGTCACGCTATAGTTTTGGTTATCCAGCGTGTCCCAAGGTATCGGACCAATATCGTCAGTTGGAGTTGATGGGAACCGATCGCATTGGCATGTTTATGGATGAGAGTGAACAGTTATATCCTGAACAGTCCACAACAGCGTTTGTGGTCTATCATCCGGTGGCTAAGTATTTTAGTGCTTGACGCTTTCTCTAGTAAAGTGACACAATGACAGCGGTGGATGCGCATATTTTTTGTGCAGAATCTAAAACTTGCATTGTATCATGAGATTAACGGTCTTAAGGAAAGGCT harbors:
- the metH gene encoding methionine synthase — encoded protein: MTSAFLERLHSPNRPVLVFDGAMGTNLQVQNLTAEDFGGPEYEGCNEYLVKTKPEAVATVHRGFLDAGADVIETDTFGGTPLVLAEYDLADQAYDLNKTAAELAKRITAEYSTPEKPRFVAGSMGPGTKLPTLGHIDFDSLHQAYITQVQGLYDGGVDLFLIETCQDVLQIKAALNAVETVFEQRGQRRPIMVSVTMEQFGTMLVGSEISAALSILEPYNIDILGLNCATGPDLMKDHIRYLSDHSPFIVSCIPNAGLPENVGGQAHYKLTPLELRMALMHFIEDLGVQVIGGCCGTRPEHIAALAEISQGLTPKVRHPYYEPAAASIYSTQTYEQDNSFLIIGERLNASGSKKMRTLLNNEDWDGLVALARSQEREGAQILDVNVDYVGRDGVRDMHELVSRLVNNVKLPLMLDSTEWQKMEAGLKVAGGKCLLNSTNYEDGEERFYKVLEIAKQYGAGVVIGTIDEEGMARTADKKFEIAKRAYHAAVEFGIPGRELFFDPLALPVSTGIEEDRENGKATIESIRRIRQELPDCHITLGVSNISFGLNAAARQVLNSVFLHDAMEAGLDSAIVSASKILPLAKIDPEHQEVCRRLIYDQREFDGDVCTYDPLGVLTTLFQGKSAKKTEAIDKNLPIEEQLKQHIIDGERIGLEESLEKARQDYEPLHIINVFLLDGMKVVGELFGSGQMQLPFVLQSAQTMKAAVAYLEPYMDKEESDGRGKGTFLIATVKGDVHDIGKNLVDIILSNNGYKVINLGIKQPVENIINAYREHGADCIAMSGLLVKSTAFMKDNLERFNEENITVPVILGGAALTPKFVYQDCQNTYKGKVVYGKDAFADLHFMDKLMPAKAEGNWDDLQGFLNEVGLEEEVAAEKGAGSDSPPAADATETSQEPQVVEIDTRRSEAVDVDIDRPQPPFWGTKILTPEEIPLEELFWYLDLQALIAGQWQFRKPREQSREEYNAFLEKEVYPILEHWKRRIVEENLLHPTIIYGYFPCQAEGNSLHVYYPEEAEAGQLGEPAATFSFPRQRSLRRLCLSDFFAPKETGVIDVFPMQAVTVGEIATEFAQKLFAANEYTDYLYYHGMAVQVAEAMAEWIHARIRRELGYGHLEPDNVRDVLAQRHQGSRYSFGYPACPKVSDQYRQLELMGTDRIGMFMDESEQLYPEQSTTAFVVYHPVAKYFSA